A region of Clostridiisalibacter paucivorans DSM 22131 DNA encodes the following proteins:
- a CDS encoding endonuclease III domain-containing protein produces MSHNKIQHIYNVLHETLGVQNWWPADSQFEVIIGAILTQNTSWNNVEKAIKNLKPFLTPEIIYEMDIEKLAILIKPSGFFNIKAKRIKNFLNWFYKYDFSIDRLEKIETEKLRNMLLSINGIGKETADSILLYALDKEAFVVDAYTKRIMTRIGITDNDNYDILQKLFIDNLPKNTYIYNEYHALIVSLAKKYCRKNPICNNCPLNMLCKHVQY; encoded by the coding sequence TTGTCCCACAATAAAATTCAGCATATATATAATGTACTTCATGAAACCTTAGGAGTTCAAAATTGGTGGCCAGCAGATTCCCAATTCGAGGTAATTATCGGTGCAATACTTACTCAAAATACATCATGGAACAATGTAGAAAAAGCTATAAAAAATCTAAAACCCTTTTTGACTCCAGAAATAATCTATGAAATGGATATAGAAAAATTAGCAATACTAATAAAACCCAGTGGTTTTTTTAATATAAAAGCAAAACGCATAAAAAATTTTCTCAATTGGTTTTATAAATATGATTTTTCCATTGATAGATTAGAAAAAATAGAGACTGAAAAATTAAGAAATATGTTGTTGTCAATAAATGGTATAGGAAAAGAAACAGCTGATTCAATACTTCTATATGCATTAGATAAAGAAGCTTTTGTAGTAGATGCATATACAAAAAGAATCATGACTAGGATAGGAATTACAGATAATGACAATTATGATATATTACAAAAGCTCTTTATAGACAACCTTCCAAAAAATACATACATATATAATGAATATCATGCATTAATTGTATCATTAGCTAAAAAATATTGTAGGAAAAATCCCATATGCAACAATTGTCCATTAAATATGCTTTGTAAACATGTACAGTATTAA